Genomic DNA from Marinobacter sp. LV10MA510-1:
CTTTGAGTTTCTGGCCGGGGCGGAAGGTGACGACGCGGCGGGCGCAGATGGGGATTTCTTCGCCGGTTTTCGGGTTGCGGCCGGGGCGCTCTTTTTTGTCGCGCAGGTCGAAGTTGCCGAATCCTGACAATTTCACTTGCTCGTTGTGGCTGAGTGCGCCGCGAACTTCGTCGAAAAAGGCCTCTACCATTTCCTTGGCTTCACGTTTGTTCAGGCCAAGTTCGTCGTATAAGCGCTCGGCCATTTCCGCTTTTGTCAAAGCCGTCATCCGTTAACTCCTTAGTGTTGCCCCCAGTTCAGCTTTCAGGGCTTCTATTACGCCGTTGAACAGCCCGTGCACTTCGTCTTCGGTCAGTGTGCGCTGCGGGTGCTGCCAGAACAAGCTGAGTGCCAAGCTACGATTACCTTCGCTTTCACCTTTACCGAGGCTTTCGCCCTGGTATACATCGAACGCACGCAGTGCGTTTAGGTGCTCGCCGGCGTG
This window encodes:
- the ihfA gene encoding integration host factor subunit alpha; translation: MTALTKAEMAERLYDELGLNKREAKEMVEAFFDEVRGALSHNEQVKLSGFGNFDLRDKKERPGRNPKTGEEIPICARRVVTFRPGQKLKAKVEAYVETQQ